The Gemmatimonadaceae bacterium DNA segment CGCTACCCCCTATCCCGATTCGATGCCCTTGCAAGTGAGCTTGAACGTTATGCGTCAGCCGGACATGATTGTAGATTCAAGCATCGGAGGCGGTATGCAACTCGAATTTACGGCAGTGTTTAGAGAGGCGCCCGAAGGCGGATACGTTGCCTTCGTCGAGGAGCTCCCTGGCGCGAACACTCAGGGCGAGACGCTCGAAGAGGCGCGTGAAAACTTGCGTGAAGCCGTTGGCCTCGTGCTCGAGTCTAATCGGCTTCTGGCAGAGCAGGAGCTAGGCGAGGA contains these protein-coding regions:
- a CDS encoding type II toxin-antitoxin system HicB family antitoxin, with the protein product MQLEFTAVFREAPEGGYVAFVEELPGANTQGETLEEARENLREAVGLVLESNRLLAEQELGEDQVIRERLRIPA